Proteins from a genomic interval of Vreelandella profundi:
- a CDS encoding LysE family translocator: protein MPLSTWLLFVAMALVSIASPGPAFLVAVRNGMAGGTKRVALSSLGNIIGLLMLASAAVLGLGVILNASEMLFSLLKFGGAAYLIYLGIRQWRSQRSLAVPSTAAKPTPQWRIFSEGLLVAMSNPKAILFFTALFPQFLDTQRALLPQFSMMVCTFMVLSFATLMAYGGLSKHLTRWLSNTRRVKWVNRIMGSAFIGLGVSILRMRQPI from the coding sequence ATGCCACTTTCTACCTGGCTGCTGTTTGTTGCCATGGCGCTGGTCAGCATTGCGAGCCCTGGGCCCGCTTTTTTAGTCGCGGTGCGTAATGGCATGGCCGGTGGAACTAAGCGTGTCGCGCTTTCCTCGCTGGGGAATATCATTGGTCTGCTAATGCTGGCAAGCGCAGCCGTGTTGGGGTTAGGCGTGATATTAAACGCCTCAGAAATGCTGTTTAGTCTGCTGAAGTTTGGCGGCGCTGCTTACTTAATATATCTGGGCATTCGCCAGTGGCGCAGCCAACGCTCACTGGCGGTACCGTCCACCGCTGCCAAGCCCACTCCCCAATGGCGCATTTTCAGCGAAGGCCTGCTGGTCGCCATGAGCAACCCAAAAGCGATCCTGTTTTTCACCGCTTTGTTTCCACAGTTCTTAGATACACAGCGCGCACTGCTTCCACAATTTTCCATGATGGTATGCACCTTTATGGTGCTTTCATTCGCCACCTTAATGGCCTACGGCGGGCTCTCGAAACATCTCACTCGCTGGCTGAGCAATACACGCCGCGTAAAGTGGGTCAATCGCATCATGGGCAGTGCTTTTATCGGTTTAGGCGTATCGATTTTACGTATGCGCCAGCCCATCTAA
- a CDS encoding ABC transporter ATP-binding protein: MKAGFTLSNVTTGYRKRRVFEQLSLPTLPPGSLVAVLGPNAVGKSTLLKAIAGLQPASGRMQLNDIDLTTLSGAARMRHVGYLPQTLPQATTLVAYEAVLSACRAVRPDLSRTEIDTLIERVFDALAIRPLALRPLSELSGGQRQMVGLAQAIARQPALLLLDEPTSALDLRWQLALIDTVRSVIAERQAVCLMAIHDINLALRFCDQVLLFGNGGLLAAGDPHEVITPDVLHTAYGVESRVERCSLGRPLVLSDRVSEPL, translated from the coding sequence ATGAAAGCAGGCTTTACGCTCAGCAACGTCACGACCGGCTACCGCAAACGACGCGTTTTCGAGCAGCTAAGCTTGCCCACACTGCCACCCGGTTCGCTGGTCGCAGTGCTGGGGCCCAATGCGGTGGGTAAATCGACCCTGTTAAAAGCCATCGCGGGCTTACAGCCAGCCAGCGGACGTATGCAGCTTAACGACATCGACCTCACCACCCTCAGTGGCGCCGCGCGAATGCGTCATGTGGGCTATCTGCCGCAAACGCTCCCTCAGGCCACCACGTTAGTGGCCTACGAAGCGGTGCTGAGCGCCTGTCGCGCCGTGCGTCCCGACCTAAGCCGTACAGAGATAGACACGTTAATCGAGCGCGTTTTCGATGCGCTGGCCATTCGCCCGTTAGCGTTGCGCCCGTTGAGCGAGCTCTCCGGCGGGCAGCGTCAGATGGTTGGCCTAGCTCAGGCGATCGCCCGCCAGCCCGCGCTATTACTGCTAGATGAGCCCACCAGCGCACTAGATTTGCGCTGGCAGCTGGCGCTGATTGATACCGTGCGCTCGGTGATAGCGGAGCGTCAGGCAGTCTGCCTAATGGCTATTCACGATATCAACCTCGCCCTACGCTTTTGTGATCAAGTGCTGCTATTTGGTAACGGGGGGCTACTGGCTGCAGGCGATCCTCACGAGGTGATCACCCCCGACGTGCTGCACACCGCCTATGGGGTCGAGTCACGGGTCGAGCGATGCTCGCTGGGGCGGCCACTTGTGCTCAGTGATCGCGTCAGCGAGCCGTTGTGA
- a CDS encoding CoA-acylating methylmalonate-semialdehyde dehydrogenase: MSVISHLINGELVKGQRTLDVTNPSTGAVIRQVSDGSAADVEKAIDAAQAAFPAWRDTPPAKRAQVMYRFKQLLEEHADRIVQLVSEEHGKTPEDAMGELKRGIENVEYACGVPELLKGEYSHNAGPGIDAWSNFQPLGVVAGITPFNFPAMVPLWMYPMAIACGNCFILKPSEKDPSSSMAVAELLQEAGLPKGVMSVIHGGREAVETLLDAKAVKAISFVGSTPVAEAIYTRGAAAGKRVQALGGAKNHAVVLPDADLENAANTLMGAAYGSCGERCMAISVAVCVGDETANRLVETMLPKIAQLKIGPGTEKGLDMGPLVTAEHRDKVLGFIDEGVKSGATLVADGRDLTISGHEQGYFVGGCLFDNVTADMRIYQEEIFGPVLCVMRVGSLDDAMQLINDHEYGNGTCLFTRDGEAARRFTDGIEVGMVGVNVPLPVPVAYHSFGGWKRSLFGDLHAYGPDSVRFYTRRKAVSQRWPSVSEATRAEFSFPANQS, encoded by the coding sequence ATGAGCGTTATTTCCCACCTGATTAACGGTGAGTTAGTGAAGGGCCAGCGCACGCTGGACGTTACCAATCCTTCAACGGGAGCTGTCATTCGCCAAGTGTCTGACGGCTCTGCAGCCGATGTTGAAAAGGCCATTGATGCCGCTCAGGCAGCGTTTCCCGCCTGGCGTGATACGCCACCGGCCAAGCGCGCGCAAGTTATGTACCGCTTTAAGCAACTGCTCGAAGAGCACGCCGACCGCATCGTGCAATTGGTTAGCGAAGAGCACGGCAAAACGCCAGAAGATGCCATGGGTGAACTCAAACGTGGCATTGAAAACGTTGAGTACGCCTGCGGCGTGCCTGAACTGTTAAAAGGTGAGTATTCCCACAACGCAGGGCCTGGCATCGATGCGTGGTCTAATTTCCAACCGTTGGGCGTCGTTGCGGGTATCACCCCGTTTAACTTCCCGGCCATGGTGCCGCTATGGATGTATCCGATGGCAATTGCCTGTGGCAACTGCTTCATTCTCAAACCGTCGGAAAAAGACCCATCTTCCTCAATGGCCGTGGCTGAACTGCTTCAAGAAGCAGGGCTACCGAAAGGCGTGATGAGCGTGATTCACGGTGGTCGCGAAGCGGTGGAAACGCTCTTGGATGCTAAGGCCGTGAAGGCTATTTCGTTTGTGGGTTCGACGCCGGTGGCTGAGGCTATTTACACCCGTGGCGCGGCCGCTGGTAAACGCGTTCAAGCGCTGGGCGGTGCGAAAAATCATGCCGTCGTGTTGCCCGATGCCGATTTGGAAAACGCCGCTAATACGTTAATGGGCGCGGCTTACGGTAGCTGCGGCGAGCGTTGCATGGCGATCTCAGTTGCCGTATGTGTTGGTGATGAAACGGCTAATCGTTTGGTCGAAACCATGCTGCCAAAAATCGCGCAGCTGAAGATTGGCCCCGGCACTGAGAAAGGGCTGGATATGGGCCCGCTAGTGACTGCAGAGCATCGTGACAAAGTGCTGGGCTTTATCGACGAGGGCGTAAAATCAGGTGCAACGCTGGTAGCTGATGGGCGTGACCTAACGATATCAGGCCATGAACAGGGATATTTTGTTGGCGGCTGCCTGTTCGATAATGTCACGGCTGATATGCGTATTTATCAGGAAGAGATCTTCGGGCCAGTGCTTTGCGTCATGCGGGTCGGTAGCCTAGATGATGCCATGCAGCTAATTAATGACCATGAATACGGCAACGGTACCTGCCTGTTTACCCGCGACGGTGAAGCCGCACGACGCTTTACCGACGGTATTGAGGTGGGCATGGTCGGTGTTAACGTCCCGCTGCCTGTACCGGTGGCTTACCATAGCTTTGGTGGCTGGAAGCGCTCGCTATTTGGCGATCTTCACGCCTATGGGCCTGACTCAGTACGCTTTTACACGCGTCGAAAAGCCGTTTCTCAACGCTGGCCTTCCGTTAGCGAAGCGACGCGAGCGGAGTTCTCATTCCCCGCCAATCAGAGTTGA
- the hpxO gene encoding FAD-dependent urate hydroxylase HpxO yields MSRPLTTPLNILVIGAGIGGLSTALAFQRQGHQVTVVERVATMRPVGAALSIWSNGVKVMHQLGLGNAIESLSGNITQMRYLTHDGQSLTDFSLVPLFEEIEQRACPISRAALQQMLLDAVGTEHVQFGRRCHDYTLTQDGVSAHFDDDESLHADLLVVAEGTHSKLRSKVVGHPVERQYVGYVNWNVRVPVDDALAPQSHWDQYVGDAKRVSFMPMGNGGNAEGAQEFYCFLDVPLPAGTTNDPSHYRDELRAHFAGWAAPVQALIERFDPARMARVEIYDIPPLDSLTAPRVALLGDAAHGMAPDLGQGGCQAMEDAWVLANVVQRALEEHADTPSAIASALKQYDVQRVSRVGEIVQRARKRAEMIHGHDAAQTQAWYDELKHEDGQAILKGLKTTVTSGPLG; encoded by the coding sequence ATGTCCCGCCCTCTGACTACGCCTCTCAATATTCTCGTTATCGGTGCGGGCATTGGCGGGCTTAGCACCGCTCTCGCTTTCCAGCGGCAAGGGCATCAGGTCACGGTGGTTGAACGCGTAGCAACGATGAGGCCTGTAGGCGCTGCGCTTTCGATATGGTCTAACGGCGTGAAAGTCATGCATCAACTTGGCCTTGGTAACGCCATTGAAAGCTTAAGTGGCAACATCACCCAGATGCGCTATCTCACGCATGACGGTCAATCCTTAACCGATTTTAGCCTGGTACCGCTATTTGAAGAGATTGAGCAGCGTGCATGCCCTATTTCCCGCGCCGCCCTACAACAAATGCTGCTAGATGCGGTAGGCACCGAGCATGTGCAGTTTGGCCGCCGCTGTCATGATTACACGCTAACGCAAGACGGTGTATCTGCGCATTTTGACGATGACGAAAGCCTGCACGCCGACTTATTAGTCGTCGCGGAAGGTACCCATTCAAAGCTACGCAGCAAAGTCGTGGGGCATCCCGTTGAGCGCCAATACGTGGGTTATGTGAACTGGAATGTACGCGTGCCCGTTGATGATGCCTTGGCACCGCAGAGTCACTGGGATCAGTATGTCGGCGACGCGAAGCGTGTCTCGTTTATGCCCATGGGTAACGGGGGCAATGCCGAAGGCGCGCAGGAATTCTATTGTTTTCTTGATGTGCCGCTCCCCGCAGGCACCACCAACGACCCCAGCCACTATCGCGATGAATTACGCGCACACTTTGCAGGCTGGGCTGCGCCGGTGCAGGCACTTATTGAACGCTTCGACCCTGCGCGCATGGCGCGTGTGGAAATCTACGATATCCCCCCGCTTGATTCACTGACCGCACCGCGTGTTGCCCTTCTAGGGGATGCCGCTCATGGCATGGCACCCGACCTTGGCCAAGGCGGCTGCCAAGCCATGGAAGACGCCTGGGTGCTGGCTAACGTCGTGCAGCGAGCACTTGAAGAACATGCCGATACCCCATCAGCCATTGCCAGCGCCTTGAAGCAGTACGACGTACAACGCGTTAGCCGAGTGGGTGAGATCGTCCAGCGCGCCCGCAAGCGCGCGGAGATGATTCATGGGCACGACGCCGCCCAAACGCAAGCCTGGTACGACGAACTCAAGCACGAGGATGGTCAAGCCATTCTTAAAGGGTTGAAGACAACGGTTACCAGCGGGCCACTTGGCTAG
- a CDS encoding class I fructose-bisphosphate aldolase produces MTDIAALLGSDADSLLNHTCQGVRREDLHLPGPDFIDRVMADSDRSPAVLRNMQSFFNHGRLARTGYLSLLPVDQGIEHSAGASFAPNPRYFDPANIVELALEGGCNGVASTLGVLSSVARRYAHKIPMMLKLNHNETLSYPAIYDQTLFADVEQAHDMGCVAVGATIYFGSHESRRQIMEISEAFERAHQLGMVTVLWAYLRNPEFKQGSNDYHASADLTSQANHMAATLKADIVKQKLPENNGGYNAVGFGHTHDKVYSELTTDHPIDLARYQVANCFMGRAGLINSGGGSKGHSDLGDAVRTAVINKRAGGMGLISGRKAFQKPMQEGVELLHAIQDVYLSKEVTVA; encoded by the coding sequence ATGACCGACATCGCCGCTCTACTAGGCAGTGACGCCGATAGCTTGCTTAACCATACGTGCCAGGGGGTTCGTCGAGAGGACCTGCATCTTCCTGGCCCTGATTTTATTGATCGTGTGATGGCCGATAGCGACCGCAGCCCGGCGGTATTGCGTAATATGCAGAGCTTCTTTAATCATGGCCGCTTAGCACGCACTGGCTATCTCAGCCTGCTGCCGGTAGATCAGGGCATTGAGCACTCGGCAGGCGCCTCTTTCGCGCCTAACCCGCGCTATTTCGACCCGGCTAATATCGTTGAGCTGGCCCTCGAAGGGGGCTGCAACGGTGTGGCCTCAACGCTAGGCGTTCTCTCTTCCGTAGCGCGACGTTATGCCCATAAGATTCCAATGATGTTAAAGCTCAATCATAACGAAACCTTGAGCTACCCGGCGATATACGATCAGACGCTATTTGCCGATGTGGAGCAGGCCCACGACATGGGCTGCGTGGCAGTGGGGGCGACAATATACTTTGGCTCTCACGAGAGTCGTCGGCAAATCATGGAGATTAGCGAAGCTTTCGAGCGCGCCCACCAGTTGGGGATGGTGACGGTATTATGGGCTTATCTGCGTAATCCTGAGTTCAAACAGGGTAGCAACGATTATCACGCCTCTGCTGACCTCACCAGTCAAGCCAATCACATGGCCGCCACCCTTAAAGCGGATATCGTCAAACAGAAACTGCCTGAGAATAACGGCGGCTACAACGCGGTTGGCTTCGGGCATACCCACGATAAAGTGTATAGCGAGCTGACGACTGACCATCCCATTGATCTGGCACGCTATCAGGTAGCCAACTGCTTTATGGGGCGTGCGGGTTTGATTAATTCCGGCGGTGGCTCCAAAGGACACTCTGATCTTGGCGATGCAGTACGCACGGCGGTTATTAACAAGCGTGCGGGGGGAATGGGCCTGATTTCTGGGCGTAAGGCATTCCAGAAACCGATGCAGGAAGGCGTTGAGCTGCTGCATGCGATTCAGGATGTCTATCTTTCCAAAGAAGTGACGGTTGCTTGA
- a CDS encoding TonB-dependent siderophore receptor, translated as MLRSRTFALFSPLLLLNPLPDVYAQQVYAQQVYAQQVYEQQANETAPETLVVTSDRLTDVAPQSYRAQRSSLASKQPVSFLEEARAVETVTAQVMADHDIDSLDEAMAMVAGVTEGNNMGGTEDGYIKRGFGSNSDGSILIDGIRQPRGTFSMATVDHVEVLKGPASLFQGQQDPGGVINLVTKRPEYVWQREISAEATSLGGGNASVDVTGPLANTGLAFRFIVHHEDEDSSRVFGNDRRTIIAPSLRWEGRDSRAQIAYEYRDYDLDLDRGTVMIDGEPAKVPSNRRFDEAWSRVFGHDEAVTAWWEQDINHDWSTRLTYGWNRRQYNDGQPRVLSVNEQSGALTRRADANEGYDRRVQYTAWDTTGTATLAGMRHDLTVGIDHERRRDYLAEVYRSDSVTDQNIFDIRYGGLNLDSDSLNASRSNRLDEVNTTGVYLNDRWHFNDRWTLGLGGRYTHYEQFGGRGQDFITETDTSDDIFLPSVSLLHRLTQDTSVYASYSEAFVPNGADSDTGQALAPEHSMGSEIGVKHLWNDQFSLAVALFDIRKENVAVSDNGVTRTVGEAGSRGVELTVSGQLTDQLSLLGAYAYTDTEVLKDTQDTQGNRLTNAARHTVSLYLAHDLTTAPGLGNWRLGGGVRYVGEREGDADNSFQLDAYTVADAFIGWDTPWLGDNLHLQVNAKNLFDTTYYPSSGGNTRVVVGDPLEVSLQASVRF; from the coding sequence ATGCTCCGCTCCCGAACCTTTGCACTGTTTTCGCCACTGCTACTGCTGAACCCACTGCCCGATGTCTATGCACAACAGGTCTACGCGCAACAGGTCTACGCGCAACAGGTCTACGAACAACAGGCCAATGAGACCGCGCCAGAAACACTGGTCGTCACCTCAGATCGGCTCACTGACGTGGCACCGCAGAGCTATCGTGCTCAGCGCTCAAGCCTTGCCAGCAAACAGCCAGTCTCGTTTTTAGAAGAGGCCCGCGCCGTGGAGACCGTCACCGCCCAGGTGATGGCCGACCATGATATCGACAGCTTGGACGAAGCAATGGCGATGGTTGCAGGGGTGACCGAAGGCAATAATATGGGGGGCACCGAGGACGGCTATATCAAACGCGGCTTCGGCAGCAACAGCGATGGTTCGATTCTGATCGACGGCATTCGCCAACCGCGCGGCACCTTTTCTATGGCGACGGTGGATCATGTCGAAGTGCTCAAGGGGCCCGCCTCGCTCTTTCAAGGCCAGCAAGACCCTGGCGGAGTGATCAACCTGGTCACCAAACGCCCTGAGTACGTGTGGCAGCGCGAGATCAGCGCCGAAGCCACCTCCCTGGGTGGCGGCAATGCCAGCGTTGATGTCACCGGGCCACTGGCGAATACCGGCCTGGCGTTCCGGTTTATTGTCCATCATGAAGATGAAGACTCATCGCGCGTTTTTGGTAATGATCGACGCACGATTATTGCCCCTTCGCTGCGCTGGGAAGGCCGCGACAGCCGCGCGCAGATCGCGTATGAGTATCGCGACTACGACTTGGATCTGGATCGCGGCACGGTAATGATCGACGGAGAACCCGCCAAGGTACCTAGTAACCGCCGTTTCGACGAAGCCTGGTCACGGGTCTTCGGTCACGACGAAGCCGTCACCGCCTGGTGGGAACAGGATATTAACCACGACTGGTCAACACGGCTCACCTACGGCTGGAACCGCCGGCAGTACAACGACGGCCAACCGCGAGTACTCAGCGTTAACGAGCAGAGCGGTGCACTAACACGTCGTGCAGATGCGAATGAAGGTTATGACCGCCGCGTACAGTACACCGCCTGGGATACTACCGGCACCGCCACTCTGGCAGGCATGCGCCATGATCTCACCGTGGGCATTGACCACGAACGCCGCCGCGACTATTTAGCAGAGGTATATCGCAGCGACTCCGTCACCGATCAAAATATATTCGACATTCGCTATGGTGGCCTGAACCTGGATAGCGATAGCCTTAACGCCTCACGCAGCAACCGCTTGGATGAGGTTAATACCACCGGCGTTTATCTCAATGATCGCTGGCACTTCAACGACCGCTGGACGCTGGGGTTAGGCGGACGCTATACCCACTACGAGCAGTTTGGGGGCCGTGGTCAGGACTTCATCACCGAGACGGATACCAGCGACGATATTTTCCTGCCCTCAGTCAGCCTGCTGCATCGCCTGACCCAGGATACGTCCGTTTATGCCAGCTACAGCGAAGCGTTTGTGCCCAATGGGGCAGACAGCGATACCGGACAGGCGCTGGCCCCTGAACACAGTATGGGCAGCGAAATCGGCGTGAAGCACCTATGGAACGATCAGTTCTCGTTGGCCGTTGCGCTGTTCGATATCCGTAAGGAAAATGTTGCCGTCTCCGACAACGGTGTGACCCGCACGGTAGGCGAAGCGGGCTCACGGGGTGTGGAGCTAACGGTTTCAGGCCAGTTAACCGATCAACTTTCACTACTAGGCGCTTACGCCTATACCGACACCGAAGTACTCAAAGATACCCAAGACACCCAGGGCAACCGGCTGACCAACGCTGCACGCCACACCGTCAGCCTCTACTTGGCGCACGACTTAACAACCGCGCCTGGACTGGGCAACTGGCGCTTAGGTGGCGGGGTTCGCTATGTGGGTGAGCGTGAAGGTGATGCTGACAACAGCTTCCAACTAGACGCCTACACCGTCGCTGATGCGTTTATCGGCTGGGACACTCCGTGGCTAGGCGATAACCTGCACCTGCAAGTCAATGCCAAGAACCTGTTCGACACCACTTACTATCCTTCAAGCGGGGGCAACACACGGGTAGTGGTCGGCGACCCCCTAGAAGTCAGCCTACAGGCGTCGGTTAGGTTTTGA
- a CDS encoding FecCD family ABC transporter permease, with amino-acid sequence MPASSPLAAPLASTYRRFIVTRLLIVAGLAIALAISLLADIASGPAHIPLNDLIALLLDAHAQGPIQQAIVWEIRLPAALMAVLVGAALGLAGAEMQTVLNNPLASPFTLGVGAAATLGASLVIVFNLTLFGLNTHYATALMAFMFAAASMLTINALSRLYGASREIIVLFGIALVFVLNALVALLQLIASPDALQQLVFWTMGSLSRASWDTVAIVAVVLAICMPFSLRSAWAMTALRSGDEHARSFGIAVERLRLISLLRVSLLAAAAVAFVGTIGFIGLVGPHMARLALGEDHRFYLPGSALAGALVLSLASIASKTLVDGLVLPVGLVTSLVGIPFFMALIMLQGRAR; translated from the coding sequence ATGCCCGCCTCTTCGCCGCTTGCTGCTCCGTTGGCATCCACCTATCGGCGCTTTATTGTTACTCGTTTGCTGATTGTCGCGGGATTAGCCATCGCGTTAGCAATATCGCTGCTCGCTGATATCGCCAGTGGCCCAGCGCATATTCCGCTTAATGATTTAATCGCACTGCTATTGGATGCCCATGCTCAGGGGCCGATTCAGCAAGCCATTGTCTGGGAAATCCGCCTCCCTGCCGCACTCATGGCAGTGCTGGTAGGCGCAGCGCTGGGGTTGGCAGGGGCAGAAATGCAAACGGTGCTGAATAACCCGCTGGCCAGCCCGTTCACGCTGGGCGTTGGTGCGGCGGCCACCCTAGGTGCTTCGCTAGTCATTGTTTTTAATCTCACCTTGTTTGGTTTAAACACTCACTACGCCACCGCTTTAATGGCATTTATGTTCGCGGCGGCGTCGATGTTGACCATCAATGCTTTATCGCGTCTCTACGGCGCCAGCCGTGAGATTATCGTGTTATTCGGTATTGCGTTGGTGTTCGTACTCAACGCACTGGTCGCACTTTTGCAGCTCATCGCGAGTCCCGATGCGCTACAGCAACTAGTGTTCTGGACGATGGGCAGCCTCTCACGCGCTTCTTGGGACACGGTGGCCATCGTGGCAGTGGTATTAGCTATTTGCATGCCTTTCTCGTTGCGCAGCGCCTGGGCGATGACGGCACTGCGCTCGGGTGATGAACATGCGCGCAGCTTCGGGATTGCGGTTGAGCGTTTGCGACTTATCTCACTACTTAGAGTGAGCCTGCTCGCCGCTGCAGCAGTCGCGTTTGTGGGCACCATTGGCTTTATTGGGCTTGTCGGCCCGCATATGGCACGCCTGGCATTGGGTGAAGATCATCGCTTTTACTTACCGGGCAGCGCTTTGGCGGGGGCGCTGGTGCTGTCGCTAGCATCTATCGCCAGTAAAACGCTGGTCGATGGGCTGGTGCTGCCTGTGGGCTTGGTAACCTCGCTGGTAGGCATCCCCTTCTTTATGGCGCTAATCATGCTGCAGGGGCGCGCGCGATGA
- a CDS encoding ABC transporter substrate-binding protein, whose product MRRLVINLLCWMSLLSAAACWAADSQSDASKDFPKTLTDLAGRQVTLSAAPTRLFLTQPRQLYALAALLDDPTPRLAGWAYPLSVFDSAMAQRFTTQWPALDQLPALSSAPTPQLDSEALLNLAPDLVLFDLSRASSFEGSPLAQLLDELGIAYLFIDFNRHPLENTPKSLALLGEALNAMPRAGAMIALIEQRLARIDQGLADLTLAEQPPDAPTVLINVAPGVKVDCCRTNLRTGLADLVARAGGENIADALIPGASATLSNEWVLSHPPDVILNTAGQWAASDGVRVGLDISADDISQDLRHLSQSLPGWEHLNAVQNGQLYALWHGFHQGPFAIVALERIVQWLYPEHFTDLDPAATFDALLPITPALSHEDHFWGALNAQ is encoded by the coding sequence ATGCGCCGCTTGGTTATTAATCTGTTGTGCTGGATGAGCCTGTTAAGCGCTGCTGCTTGCTGGGCAGCCGACTCACAGTCGGACGCTTCTAAAGACTTTCCTAAAACACTGACTGACCTCGCCGGCCGTCAGGTGACGCTGTCAGCAGCGCCAACACGCTTGTTCCTTACCCAGCCACGCCAACTTTACGCCTTGGCAGCACTGCTAGATGACCCAACACCGCGCTTAGCGGGCTGGGCCTATCCGCTGTCGGTATTTGACTCCGCCATGGCTCAACGCTTTACCACCCAGTGGCCTGCGCTTGATCAACTGCCCGCTCTTTCAAGCGCGCCGACACCTCAGCTCGATAGCGAAGCGCTGCTTAATCTGGCCCCAGACTTAGTGCTGTTTGATCTCTCGCGCGCTAGCAGCTTCGAAGGTTCTCCGCTGGCGCAGCTACTAGACGAGCTAGGTATTGCCTATCTGTTTATCGACTTTAACCGCCACCCGCTGGAGAACACGCCCAAAAGCCTTGCGCTTTTAGGCGAGGCATTGAATGCGATGCCCCGGGCCGGCGCGATGATTGCCCTGATTGAACAACGCTTGGCACGTATCGACCAGGGCTTGGCAGATCTGACGCTGGCGGAACAGCCCCCCGACGCCCCCACCGTCCTAATCAATGTCGCCCCTGGAGTGAAAGTTGACTGCTGCCGTACCAATCTACGCACCGGGCTAGCCGACTTAGTGGCCCGAGCAGGTGGCGAGAATATCGCTGATGCATTAATCCCCGGCGCATCGGCAACGCTGAGCAACGAGTGGGTGCTCAGCCACCCACCCGACGTCATCCTCAATACCGCGGGGCAGTGGGCAGCGAGTGATGGCGTGCGCGTTGGGCTTGATATCAGTGCTGATGATATTAGCCAGGATTTGCGGCATCTAAGCCAATCGCTTCCCGGCTGGGAGCATCTTAACGCCGTTCAGAATGGACAGCTGTATGCGCTATGGCATGGTTTTCATCAGGGCCCCTTCGCCATTGTAGCGCTTGAACGTATCGTCCAATGGCTCTATCCCGAACACTTCACTGACCTGGATCCGGCCGCCACCTTCGATGCGCTACTGCCTATCACGCCAGCGCTAAGTCACGAGGATCACTTCTGGGGCGCACTCAACGCCCAATAA
- a CDS encoding TetR/AcrR family transcriptional regulator yields MARTQDEIRQTNVKKILQAAEQLFAEKGYAGASMGEIAQLADIPKSNVHYYFATKKALYQEVLLELLEIWKQDALCFELYDDPRVVLSTYIRAKMTHSRNRAHGSKVWAAEVMQGAPILKERLRDNLYEWAKLKESKISEWVASGQIHPVEPSYLLYMIWASTQHYADFDYQIYLLNDDQPLDDLQFEKAVQSVTTMILRGIGLTV; encoded by the coding sequence GTGGCAAGAACCCAGGACGAAATTCGCCAGACCAACGTTAAGAAGATTCTCCAGGCCGCGGAGCAACTGTTCGCTGAAAAAGGCTATGCCGGTGCCTCCATGGGAGAAATCGCACAGCTGGCTGATATTCCCAAGTCCAACGTGCACTACTACTTCGCCACTAAAAAAGCGCTTTACCAGGAGGTATTGCTAGAGCTGCTGGAAATATGGAAGCAGGATGCGCTCTGCTTTGAACTCTACGATGATCCTCGCGTGGTGCTTTCTACTTACATTCGCGCCAAGATGACCCACTCCCGCAATCGCGCCCACGGCTCCAAAGTATGGGCGGCCGAAGTCATGCAGGGCGCACCGATCCTTAAAGAGCGCCTGCGCGACAACCTTTACGAATGGGCAAAGCTCAAAGAGTCGAAAATTAGTGAGTGGGTCGCGTCAGGCCAGATCCACCCTGTCGAGCCTTCCTATCTACTCTATATGATCTGGGCGTCCACTCAGCACTACGCCGACTTTGACTACCAAATCTACCTACTCAACGATGACCAACCGCTAGACGACCTGCAGTTTGAAAAAGCCGTGCAGTCAGTGACTACGATGATTTTAAGAGGGATTGGGCTGACGGTATGA